A single region of the Devosia sp. FJ2-5-3 genome encodes:
- a CDS encoding DUF1304 domain-containing protein translates to MPAIAAILVALIALLHIYIMLLEMVWWDSPRGRKAFGLTPEFSKATRALAANQGLYNGFLAAGLIWGLVHPDPAFGWQVQIFFLACVGVAGLFGAATAGRKILFIQTVPAVIALLVVVLG, encoded by the coding sequence ATGCCGGCGATTGCAGCAATACTGGTGGCGCTGATTGCGCTCCTGCACATCTATATCATGCTGCTCGAAATGGTGTGGTGGGATAGTCCGCGCGGGCGAAAGGCCTTTGGCCTGACCCCGGAATTTTCCAAGGCGACCAGGGCGCTGGCCGCCAATCAGGGGCTCTATAACGGCTTCCTGGCGGCCGGGCTGATCTGGGGGCTGGTTCACCCCGACCCGGCCTTCGGCTGGCAGGTACAGATCTTTTTCCTGGCCTGCGTGGGGGTGGCGGGGCTTTTTGGCGCGGCGACGGCGGGGCGGAAGATCCTCTTCATCCAGACCGTGCCGGCGGTGATCGCGCTGCTGGTGGTGGTGTTGGGGTAA
- the deoD gene encoding purine-nucleoside phosphorylase codes for MTPHNHAKPGDYAQAVLLPGDPLRAKWIAETFFEAPRLVNSVRNCLGYTGTWKGKPISVQATGMGQPSLSIYVHELINVYDARTLIRVGTCGGLNVKVKVRDIILAQAASTDSAIVKDRFGAFNFAPIADFALLRSAADKADAAGLHYHAGNMLSSDIFYHAYGFEGYDQLPAHGVIGVEMEAAALYTLAARFGVSALTICTMTDCLITKEEIDAEARQSSLKEMVELALDVAVEA; via the coding sequence ATGACGCCGCACAACCATGCCAAGCCGGGCGACTACGCCCAAGCCGTGCTGCTGCCGGGCGACCCGCTGCGGGCCAAATGGATTGCCGAGACTTTTTTCGAAGCCCCCCGCCTCGTCAACTCCGTGCGCAATTGCCTTGGCTATACCGGGACATGGAAGGGCAAGCCAATATCGGTACAGGCGACCGGCATGGGCCAGCCTTCGCTGTCGATCTATGTGCACGAACTGATCAATGTCTATGATGCCAGGACCTTGATCCGCGTCGGCACCTGCGGCGGGCTCAATGTGAAAGTGAAGGTACGCGACATTATCCTTGCTCAGGCCGCCTCCACCGACAGTGCCATCGTCAAGGATCGGTTCGGGGCCTTCAATTTCGCGCCCATCGCCGATTTTGCCCTGTTGCGGTCAGCGGCTGACAAGGCCGACGCAGCGGGGCTGCACTACCACGCCGGCAATATGCTGTCCTCGGACATTTTCTATCACGCGTACGGCTTTGAGGGGTATGACCAGCTGCCCGCCCATGGCGTGATCGGGGTCGAGATGGAAGCGGCGGCGCTCTATACGCTGGCGGCTCGGTTCGGGGTCAGCGCCCTGACAATCTGCACCATGACCGATTGCCTGATCACCAAGGAAGAAATCGACGCCGAGGCCCGCCAGAGCTCACTCAAGGAAATGGTCGAACTGGCGCTCGACGTGGCGGTGGAGGCATAA
- the argC gene encoding N-acetyl-gamma-glutamyl-phosphate reductase codes for MVAKIFIDGEAGTTGLQIRERLAGRRDLEVLSIAADKRKDQDERKRLLNAADVAILCLPDEAAKESVGLIDNDTTRVIDASTAYRVDPNWTYGFAEMDKGQTEAIARARFVANPGCWPQGLIAGLRPLIAAGLIPADFQAIYHGISGYSGGGKQMIAEYEAEGTTPSQFMPYGLTFAHKHLPEMTAYSGLKSAPLFQPVVGNFAQGMTTSLPLQLGSLAKVPTGAEIHAALADYFAAIPDSFVRVAAYDPALGKTPALDPQAHNGTNTLTLHVFANDSRAQAAILAVYDNLGKGASGAAVQNLNLMLGVSASESLAA; via the coding sequence ATGGTCGCCAAGATCTTCATCGACGGGGAAGCGGGTACAACGGGTCTGCAGATCCGGGAACGCCTTGCCGGTCGTCGCGACCTCGAAGTGCTGTCCATTGCCGCTGACAAGCGCAAGGACCAGGACGAGCGCAAGCGCCTGCTCAATGCCGCTGATGTCGCCATCCTCTGCCTGCCCGACGAGGCAGCCAAGGAAAGCGTCGGGCTGATCGACAATGACACCACCCGCGTCATCGATGCCTCGACCGCATATCGCGTCGATCCCAACTGGACCTATGGCTTTGCCGAAATGGACAAGGGCCAGACCGAAGCCATCGCCAGGGCCCGCTTTGTCGCCAATCCCGGCTGCTGGCCGCAGGGTCTTATCGCCGGCCTCCGCCCGCTGATCGCCGCTGGTCTGATCCCCGCCGATTTCCAGGCCATCTATCATGGCATTTCCGGCTATTCCGGCGGCGGGAAGCAGATGATTGCCGAATATGAGGCCGAGGGTACGACGCCCAGCCAGTTCATGCCCTATGGCCTCACCTTCGCGCACAAGCATCTGCCGGAGATGACGGCCTATTCCGGCCTCAAATCGGCGCCGCTGTTCCAGCCGGTGGTGGGCAATTTCGCGCAGGGGATGACCACGTCCCTTCCGCTGCAACTGGGCAGTCTCGCAAAGGTGCCGACCGGCGCCGAGATTCACGCTGCGCTCGCCGATTATTTCGCCGCCATTCCGGACAGTTTTGTGCGGGTTGCGGCTTATGATCCCGCGCTGGGCAAGACCCCGGCGCTCGATCCGCAGGCGCATAACGGCACCAATACGCTGACCTTGCATGTCTTTGCCAATGACAGCCGGGCCCAGGCCGCGATCCTGGCGGTCTATGACAATCTGGGCAAGGGTGCCTCCGGAGCCGCCGTCCAGAATCTCAATCTGATGCTGGGTGTTTCCGCCAGCGAAAGCCTTGCCGCCTGA
- a CDS encoding GNAT family N-acetyltransferase has product MAETELRIKREEGPTRGRYVIHLAPGAEAEMTYRKEGAGPMIIDHTGVPPEYEGRGIALQLVKAAIADAEAQSFKIKPVCPYVVVQFRRHPEWTHLLG; this is encoded by the coding sequence ATGGCCGAGACGGAATTGAGGATAAAGCGCGAGGAGGGCCCCACGCGGGGCCGCTATGTCATCCACCTGGCGCCCGGCGCCGAGGCGGAAATGACCTATCGCAAGGAGGGTGCCGGCCCGATGATCATCGATCACACCGGCGTTCCTCCCGAATATGAGGGCCGCGGCATCGCGCTCCAGCTGGTCAAGGCGGCCATAGCCGACGCCGAGGCGCAAAGCTTCAAGATCAAGCCGGTCTGCCCCTATGTGGTCGTCCAGTTCCGCCGCCATCCCGAATGGACGCATCTGTTGGGCTAG
- a CDS encoding nucleoside hydrolase, protein MRLIIDTDTAGDDCFSMLLGMLQGKATVEAVTICNGNIPFPQQAENALKTIEIAGLAGQVPVYEGCTLPLLRRPVDAAYVFGADGMSDANYPKTAQRPEPGHAVDAMIDIVMRHPGEITIVAQAPLTNIAMAVRKEPGFAKAVKHLWIMGGTDNAMGNVTPAAEFNFYVDPEAAAIVLNAGFEASLVTWTLTLVDSEITEKELAEIEALDTPLSRFFHQVNSAAVAFSLARYGNGATFHPDALTCALALDENLIVESEMCRVDIETEGRLTRGYSSVSSSRLPDQDVADPELGAALPANIRVIRKADRQGFRDMLVAVLGKERQ, encoded by the coding sequence ATGCGCCTCATCATCGATACCGACACTGCCGGAGACGACTGTTTTTCCATGTTGCTCGGCATGCTGCAGGGTAAAGCGACGGTCGAGGCCGTAACGATCTGCAATGGCAACATTCCCTTCCCACAGCAGGCTGAAAATGCGCTGAAAACGATCGAAATTGCGGGCCTGGCGGGCCAGGTGCCCGTCTATGAGGGCTGCACGCTGCCGCTTTTGCGGCGCCCGGTGGATGCCGCCTATGTCTTCGGCGCCGACGGCATGAGTGACGCCAACTATCCAAAGACAGCGCAGCGCCCTGAGCCCGGCCATGCCGTCGACGCCATGATCGACATCGTCATGCGCCACCCCGGTGAAATCACCATCGTCGCCCAGGCGCCGCTGACCAATATCGCCATGGCCGTTCGCAAGGAGCCGGGCTTTGCCAAGGCGGTGAAGCATCTCTGGATCATGGGCGGCACCGACAACGCCATGGGCAACGTGACGCCGGCGGCCGAATTCAATTTCTACGTCGACCCCGAAGCCGCAGCCATCGTCCTCAACGCCGGTTTCGAGGCCTCCCTCGTCACCTGGACCCTCACGCTGGTGGATTCCGAAATCACGGAAAAAGAACTCGCCGAGATTGAAGCGCTCGACACGCCGCTTTCCCGATTTTTCCATCAGGTCAATTCTGCCGCGGTAGCGTTCAGCCTCGCCCGCTATGGCAATGGCGCCACGTTCCACCCGGATGCCCTGACCTGCGCACTGGCGCTCGATGAAAACCTGATCGTCGAAAGTGAGATGTGTCGGGTGGATATCGAAACCGAAGGCCGCCTCACCCGTGGCTATTCGAGCGTCTCCTCAAGCCGCCTGCCCGACCAGGACGTCGCCGATCCCGAGCTTGGAGCGGCCCTGCCCGCAAACATTCGCGTCATCCGCAAGGCAGACCGGCAGGGATTTCGGGACATGCTCGTCGCGGTGCTGGGCAAAGAGCGGCAATAG